The Gigantopelta aegis isolate Gae_Host chromosome 9, Gae_host_genome, whole genome shotgun sequence genomic sequence tacgatacgatacgatacgatatatattctgtcaaaaatgtgACCTTCTGTATATATGCGTATCTGATgtgaaacaataaaatcaagATATGACTCtacctttctttttatttttactcatCCTCAGAATGCATTGGCTTAAAGTTGCATTTTAAGGGTTGTCTACCATAAGTAGTTATTAATATCTCTTGGCGGTAGTAGATTCAGTGCTTGACACCCCTTGACGTTTTCAATGAACGCCCAGATACTCCCGGCTGATCATCGCCCCAGCCGCACCGCCTCGCTCTCCGTTCCGTCCCCTCCGCACCGTGCGCCGGCACCGTCCTCTCCATTCCGTCCCCTCCGCACCGTGCGCCGGTACCGTCCTCTCCATTCCGTCCCCTCCGCACCGTGCGCCGGTACCGTCCTCTAAGTTCCGTCCCCTCCGCACCGTCCACTCCATTCCGTCCCTTCCGCACCGTGCGCCGGGACCGTCCTCTCCGCACCGTGCGCCGGCACCGTCCTCTCCGCACCGTGCGCCGGCACCGTCCTCTCCATTCCGTCCCCTACGCACCGTGCGCCGGTACCGTCCTCTCCGTTCCGTCCTCTCCGTCCCCTCCGCACCGTGCATCGGCACCGTCCTCTCCATTCCGTCCCCTACGCACCGTGCGCCGGTACCGTCCTCTCCGTTCCGTCCTCTCCGTCCCCTCCGCACCGTGCATCGGCACCGTCCTCTCCATTCCGTCCCCTCCGCACCGTGCGCCGGCACCGTCCCTCCGCGCCGGCACCGTCCTCTCCATTCCGTCCCCTCCGCACCGTGCGCCGGCACCGTCCCCTCCGCGCCGGCACCGTCCTCTCCATTCCGTCCCCTCCGCACCGTGCGCCGGCACCGTCCCCTCCGCACCGTGCGCCGGCACCGTCCCCTCCGTGCCGGCACCGTCCTCTCCATTCCGTCCCCTCCGCACCGTGTGCCGGCACCGTCCCCTCCGCGCCGGCACCGTCCTCTCCATTCCGTCCCCTCCGCACCGTGCGCCGGCACCGTCCCCTCCGCGCCGGCACCGTCCTCTCCATTCCGTCCCCTCCGCACCGTGCGCCGGCACCGTCCCCTCCGCGCCGGCACCGTCCTCTCCATTCCGTCCCCTCCGCACCGTGCGCCGGCACCGTCCCCTCCGCGCCGGCACCGTCCTCTCCATTCCGTCCCCTCCGCACCGTGCGCCGGCACCGTCCCCTCCGCGCCGGCACCGTCCTCTCCATTCCGTCCCCTCCGCACCGTGCGCCGGCACCGTCCCCTCCGCACCGTGCGCCGGCACCGTCCCCTCCGCGCCGGCACCGTCCTCTCCATTCCGTCCCCTCCGCACCGTGCGCCGGCACCGTCCCCTCCGCGCCGGCACCGTCCTCTCCATTCCGTCCCCTCCGCACCGTGCGCCGGCACCGTCCCCTCCGCGCCGGCACCGTCCCCTCCGCGCCGGCACCGTCCTCTCCATTCCGTCCCCTCCGCACCGTGCGCCGGCACCGTCCCCTCCGCGCCGGCACCGTCCTCTCCATTCCGTCCCCTCCGCACCGTGCGCCGGCACCGTCCCCTCCGCGCCGGCACCGTCCTCTCCATTCCGTCCCCTCCGCACCGTGCGCCGGCACCGTCCTCTCCGTTCCGTCCCCTCCGCGCCGTTCTCTCCGTCACGCTGCGCGCCGTTTACCTCCTCCGCCGTCACACCCATCGAGCCGCGCCTcccctcattttttttttttttttttttaacacatgtTAGGGTCTATGTCCAAACTGTCTTATGACACAAATATGTGTatgagtgcgtgcgtgcgtgcttgtatatatgtatgtatgtatggatgtacgcgtgcgtgtgtgtgtctttaaGCAATATATTacttctgttgtttttttatatcgAAATAATCTGTTAAAAACCCATACACTAATATTGTATCATAACAGAAACATTCAGAAACAGAAACATACAGTGCAACGTAACActcggtttttttttctctccactgataagatgggggggggggggggggggggggttagagttgcaaatgggcagaattttgaaaatagcaattagtaaaaaagttaatataatttttttttaaaagcaaaaaaagaagaagttataaaccaaaaataaaaagaattgactgctcggtcgaatatttatataatttggaacattttagaaggacagtccaaaaataaataagagaaagaagagaggatcggactatttaataatattaaataaagaaagtaatttcgacataaacttttaaatgaaggtgttagtgttgaaaatgggcagaattttgaaaatagcaattagtaaaaaggttaatagaataattaaaaaaaaaataataacaataaaaaaaaattacaagccaaaaataaaaagaattgactgctcggccgaatatttatataatttggagcattttagaaggacagtccaaaaataaataagagaaagaagagaggatcggactatttaataatatttaaaagaaaagtaatttcgacataaaattttgaacgaaggtctaaatgtttaaagtccaatctatatgtccacgtgagtggcctcgttaaggccgttagggtgtggaggttggcctacggcgaactgatgagcggcgaggatggttataacactccggtagtcgttgccgaaaagggccttgacgatcctgtggatggtgtggctatccatctctctaactaggaccgcttgtcgatagactccttctcggcgctgagttagtaccaaccccgtcttgccggctgtagacttgatggtgtgtagctcgtaagcgcttccatcaggcagttttttcagctctggttccactagtccgcccatcagtgatgccggatccgaggtgtccccctgcacgaacttcaggaagccggacctgattttcccgatctgaactttccagacggcttccgagtcggagggggacggtgcctgtgaaggtggaggtattgccttgtcaggctggtcgctcggctgagcgacggccttcgtcttcgcaacggctcctgcccggaccgccgccttccgaactggcaagactggtgacagtggccagttacgtgtaggcggtggcgtagagggagatggaggtccgtctgcgggcgtctcgcacatcggcacgttgagagcatccctcggtgttgacggcgggtccggatgagctggtcctttcgtcttgggccgagccgggggcggcgacgcagaagggaccgccgctggcggttgagccgccagttttgttcccccctgagccgctcctggcgcacgtttcttcttcctccgttctcttcccttcctcttctgcgAGTCCGAGTCGCCGtaaaccaaagtcacggttgcccgtgacccggtgtacgcgacgcgaaaCTCCAGCAGTGATCCAAAGCTTGCaatcaatccccccaggtggggtggcaagtcgagagcacaggcgacagcgtgcagcttcatcgagagttagcttggaagtgTTTCGTCTTGaaaagaattttatataaatttttatattgcaattagtttccggcatacttcgtaattcacccgaatcatttcgtataccctcggcataatcccgatgttttcaaattcttttcaaatcactagcatgattttgcaagtaaggttttgattggtcgaataaaaggtcaactggacatgagcttcaacgggatgctattagatccacatgtaatagtggagctaattttaattagattgcaattTAAACGCATGTATCATACATTTCAGATTATTGCACAAAAAGAAGGTAGTTATACCCCATCTT encodes the following:
- the LOC121381691 gene encoding PE-PGRS family protein PE_PGRS16-like yields the protein MGVTAEEVNGAQRDGENGAEGTERRGRCRRTVRRGRNGEDGAGAEGTVPAHGAEGTEWRGRCRRGGDGAGARCGGDGMERTVPARRGRCRRGGDGAGARCGGDGMERTVPARRGRCRRTVRRGRNGEDGAGAEGTVPAHGAEGTVPAHGAEGTEWRGRCRRGGDGAGARCGGDGMERTVPARRGRCRRTVRRGRNGEDGAGAEGTVPAHGAEGTEWRGRCRRGGDGAGARCGGDGMERTVPARRGRCRHTVRRGRNGEDGAGTEGTVPAHGAEGTVPAHGAEGTEWRGRCRRGGDGAGARCGGDGMERTVPARRDGAGARCGGDGMERTVPMHGAEGTERTERRGRYRRTVRRGRNGEDGADARCGGDGEDGTERTVPAHGA